A genomic stretch from Diachasmimorpha longicaudata isolate KC_UGA_2023 chromosome 2, iyDiaLong2, whole genome shotgun sequence includes:
- the LOC135172509 gene encoding SH3 domain-binding protein 5 homolog isoform X2, protein MASKIGFGFIDKARCYYEALEEARRAQVQCQYQVQLFQRASEFHAAAKKNAASAEIRCMSSKQDVNFDQTWQDMLNHATTKVMNAANKKAECEKEHLEKALIFVNAERKAQEYEKKYHRAIIKTRPYFEARTMCEEKLEMQKQQVECLQKAVRDAKRNYAKSFRALEEISNQIHEHRRAYVNGPREPGVGAELMSSETSLNYENDLNRGILGPEHRTENINNRQVDGSETPQTQWEIEFQTKMKKLQKLPSEEFGSETSIENSNSGSSNAHQCDKSSLNPMGHSCQDLQITCQNQEFTNSPMHPVLENYNLVNNSGTSKSLGDIPASFSADFEAMMKTQIKSSPWTSKDY, encoded by the exons ATGGCCAGCAAAATAGGATTCGGTTTCATTGATAAAGCACGATGTTATTACGAAGCCTTGGAAGAAGCGCGACGAGCCCAG GTCCAGTGCCAATACCAAGTGCAGTTATTTCAAAGAGCTAGTGAATTTCATGcagcagcgaaaaaaaatgcagcGTCTGCGGAAATCAGATGCATGTCGAGTAAACAGGACGTGAATTTTGATCAAACATGGCAAGATATGTTGAACCATGCTACGACTAAG GTGATGAACGCAGCCAATAAAAAAGCAGAGTGTGAGAAGGAACACTTGGAAAAAGCTTTAATCTTCGTTAATGCTGAAAGAAAAGCCCAGGAGTACGAGAAAAAATACCATCGAGCGATAATTAAAACTCGGCCGTACTTCGAGGCGCGAACGATGTGTgaagaaaaactcgaaatgcAAAAGCAACAAGTCGAGTGCCTACAGAAAGCTGTGAGGGATGCTAAACGAAATTATGCCAAGAGCTTCAGGGCTTTAGAAGAAATTAGTAATCAAATTCATGAGCATCGAAGAGCCTACG tgaaTGGACCACGAGAACCTGGTGTGGGTGCAGAATTGATGAGTTCAGAGACGAGTTTGAACTATGAAAATGATTTGAACAgg GGAATATTAGGCCCAGAACATCGAACagagaatattaataatcgCCAGGTGGATGGCAGCGAAACACCTCAAACCCAATGGGAAATTGAATTCCAAACGAAGATGAAAAAACTACAAAAACTACCTTCAGAGGAATTCGGTAGTGAAACAAGCatcgaaaattcaaattctggTTCATCAAATGCTCATCAATGTGACAAGAGCTCTCTAAATCCGATGGGTCATTCATGTCAAGACTTACAAATAACGTGTCAAAATCAAGAGTTCACAAATAGTCCAATGCATCCAGTTCTGGAAAATTACAATCTAGTGAATAATTCGGGGACTTCAAAATCTCTGGGTGATATTCCAGCGAGTTTCAGTGCAGACTTTGAAGCTATGATGAAAACTCAGATAAAAAGTTCTCCATGGACATCGAAAGACTATTAA
- the LOC135172509 gene encoding SH3 domain-binding protein 5 homolog isoform X1: protein MMEFVSDTGDTLDPRIQLELENLNNATEDINKLESELDEARAVFKQLLSDYGQLKEMASKIGFGFIDKARCYYEALEEARRAQVQCQYQVQLFQRASEFHAAAKKNAASAEIRCMSSKQDVNFDQTWQDMLNHATTKVMNAANKKAECEKEHLEKALIFVNAERKAQEYEKKYHRAIIKTRPYFEARTMCEEKLEMQKQQVECLQKAVRDAKRNYAKSFRALEEISNQIHEHRRAYVNGPREPGVGAELMSSETSLNYENDLNRGILGPEHRTENINNRQVDGSETPQTQWEIEFQTKMKKLQKLPSEEFGSETSIENSNSGSSNAHQCDKSSLNPMGHSCQDLQITCQNQEFTNSPMHPVLENYNLVNNSGTSKSLGDIPASFSADFEAMMKTQIKSSPWTSKDY, encoded by the exons atgatgGAATTCGTGAGTGACACTGGAGATACACTTGATCCGCGCATACAA CTCGAGTTGGAGAATTTAAATAATGCCACCGAGGATATAAACAAACTCGAGAGTGAGTTGGAT GAAGCTCGCGCAGTCTTCAAACAATTACTTTCCGATTACGGACAGTTAAAAGAAATGGCCAGCAAAATAGGATTCGGTTTCATTGATAAAGCACGATGTTATTACGAAGCCTTGGAAGAAGCGCGACGAGCCCAG GTCCAGTGCCAATACCAAGTGCAGTTATTTCAAAGAGCTAGTGAATTTCATGcagcagcgaaaaaaaatgcagcGTCTGCGGAAATCAGATGCATGTCGAGTAAACAGGACGTGAATTTTGATCAAACATGGCAAGATATGTTGAACCATGCTACGACTAAG GTGATGAACGCAGCCAATAAAAAAGCAGAGTGTGAGAAGGAACACTTGGAAAAAGCTTTAATCTTCGTTAATGCTGAAAGAAAAGCCCAGGAGTACGAGAAAAAATACCATCGAGCGATAATTAAAACTCGGCCGTACTTCGAGGCGCGAACGATGTGTgaagaaaaactcgaaatgcAAAAGCAACAAGTCGAGTGCCTACAGAAAGCTGTGAGGGATGCTAAACGAAATTATGCCAAGAGCTTCAGGGCTTTAGAAGAAATTAGTAATCAAATTCATGAGCATCGAAGAGCCTACG tgaaTGGACCACGAGAACCTGGTGTGGGTGCAGAATTGATGAGTTCAGAGACGAGTTTGAACTATGAAAATGATTTGAACAgg GGAATATTAGGCCCAGAACATCGAACagagaatattaataatcgCCAGGTGGATGGCAGCGAAACACCTCAAACCCAATGGGAAATTGAATTCCAAACGAAGATGAAAAAACTACAAAAACTACCTTCAGAGGAATTCGGTAGTGAAACAAGCatcgaaaattcaaattctggTTCATCAAATGCTCATCAATGTGACAAGAGCTCTCTAAATCCGATGGGTCATTCATGTCAAGACTTACAAATAACGTGTCAAAATCAAGAGTTCACAAATAGTCCAATGCATCCAGTTCTGGAAAATTACAATCTAGTGAATAATTCGGGGACTTCAAAATCTCTGGGTGATATTCCAGCGAGTTTCAGTGCAGACTTTGAAGCTATGATGAAAACTCAGATAAAAAGTTCTCCATGGACATCGAAAGACTATTAA
- the LOC135172520 gene encoding translocon-associated protein subunit gamma, with amino-acid sequence MSGKSKAFTKEEELLLQDFSRNVSTKSSALFFGNALIVSAIPIWLFWRIHLIDLYANVIFFIIVTLLSTYALALAYKNTKFILKHKIAVKREDAVTREMTRKLAEDKKMSKKEKDERILWKKNEVADYEATTFSIFYNNALFLAIVIFASFYLLKSFSPAINYIFSVGTTSAILALLSTGSQ; translated from the exons ATGTCGGGAAAGTCTAAGGCATTCACCAAGGAAGAGGAGTTACTCCTTCAGGACTTCTCCAGAAATGTATCAACGAAATCATCTGCCTTGTTCTTCGGAAATGCTCTCATCGTATCAGCTATTCCCATCT GGTTATTCTGGAGGATTCATCTTATCGATCTTTATGCCAATGTAATCTTCTTCATAATTGTAACGCTTCTCAGCACATATGCTCTTGCCCTGGCGTACAAAAACACGAAGTTTATCCTGAAACACAAG ATCGCTGTGAAGAGGGAAGATGCAGTAACCAGGGAAATGACTCGTAAACTCGCTGAGGACAAAAAAATGAGCAAGAAAGAGAAGGACGAGAGGATCCTGTGGAAGAAGAACGAAGTTGCTGATTACGAGGCAACgactttctcaattttctacAACAACGCATTATTCTTGGCCATTGTTATCTTCGCGTCGTTCTACCTCCTGAAGAGCTTCTCACCTGCCATTAACTACATTTTCTCCGTCGGTACCACCAGCGCGATCCTCGCTCTCCTTTCCACAGGATCGCAGTGA